The genomic DNA TAAATATTTAAAAGGGGATGTTGTAAATTCTAATGATAGTAGAGGATGGGTTTTGGTTTCGGTTGAAGGAATACCTTTAGGTTGGGGAAAAGAATCTTCTGGTGTAATTAAGAATCATTATCCTAAAGGTCTTAGAAAAGTATTTTAAACTATTAGAAAAAAGAAGTATAATATTTATATTGTAGGTTTATGGTAGATTATTTTGCTGTAGATTGACTTAATATTTAACACAGAGGAGACGATTTTAGTGGGTGAAGCAGTTAAAAAAGAAGTTGTAGAATGGATAAAAGTGATTGTCATAGCTCTTGTTTTGGCATTTGCAATAACTCGTTTTATAGTGCCAACAATAGTCAAAGGAGAATCAATGTATCCTACATTAGTTGAACGTGATTATTTGATAGTTAACAGAATTGCGTACAAGGTAGGAGAGCCAAAATACAAAGATATAATAGTATTCAAAACCGACTTAACAGAGGAAAATGGAAAGAAAAAAGATTTAGTAAAAAGAGTTATCGGGGTTCCTGGTGACCATGTAAAAATACAAGACTCCAAGGTATATGTAAATGATAAGTTGTTAGATGAGACTTCCTATATACATAATAATCGTACTGATGGAGATATTGATATCGTAGTTCCAGAAGGAAAATTATTTGCAATGGGAGATAATAGAGAAAAAAGTTTAGATAGTAGATACGATGAGGTTGGATTGGTCGACGAGCATACCATTTTAGGAAAGGTTCTAGTCAGATTGTATCCATTTTCTAAGATAGGAACTATTGACTAAACATATAAAATTTGGAGCAATCGCTGATTAGCTGAAATCACCAGACCATACACAATAGTTGTCTATATAAAAAAGACAACACCTTATTTAGTAGACTTATCTAAAAGATAGTGTTTAAGAGACATTATCAATAAAGATAATATAACTATAAAGGAGAATTTGTGAATGAATGAAACTATTAAAGAAGAGATTGTAGAGTGGATAAAAATAATTATTACTGCACTTTTTTTTGCATTTATTATAACTCGTTTTATAAAACCAACATTAGTAAATGGAGAATCAATGTACCCAACACTTAAATCACATGATTATTTGGTAGCAAACAGGATGACATATAAGTTATCAGAACCAAAATGTGGAGATATAATGATATTTAAGACTGATTTATTACAAGAGAATGGAAGGAAAAAAGAGCTTGTAAAAAGGGTTATAGGTGTTCCTGGTGACCATCTAAAAATTAAGGATTCTAAGGTTTATATAAATGGTAAGTTATTAAATGAAGTTTCATATATACATGATAATTATACTGAAGGTGATATTGATATGGTGATTCCTAAGGGAAAAGTATTTGCGATGGGAGACAATAGAGAAGTTAGTTTAGACAGTAGATATAAAGAAGTGGGATTAGTAGATGAAGAAAATATTAAAGGAAAAGTTATTTTAAGAGTATTTCCTTTTACAGATATAGGTATTTTTGAGTAGGTGATTTGTATGGCAGTTGGTATAGCGTCCTTATTGTTTAATATTGAGGAGGCTTTAAACATTTGTGAGAGTATAAAGCAAATAACTCATTTAGAGATTGGAATTGACAATATATCTGAATGTAGTGAGTTATGTAAATATAAAGACAGAATTTCTAAGTTAGGATTATCTATAGGGATACATTTGCCTATGGAATTAAATACTTGCGAAAACATAGAGTATATACGAGATTCATGGATAAATTTTATTGAGAAGATAGAATTTGAACTAAAAGGATTTGATTTAAGGTATTTTAACCTTCATTTGGGATATGTTATGACAAATAGAGTTAGAAAGAATAGAGACAAATATTTAGGAAATAGTGTGGATTTTTTAGATAAATTAAATACAAATTCATATGTATGTATAGAGAATACTTATTCAAAAGGTGGGGATTTTTCAAATATTGGAAATATATCTTATGATTTTGAATATATATTTAAGAGGATTAAAAATTCTAAGATTTGTTTTTGTTACGATACTGGACACTGTTTAATTGATGAGGATGCTTATGTAAAGAACTTAAAGGATAAAATAAGACTGATACACTTAAGTGATAATGATGGTATCAATGATACACATGTTGGTATAGGAAGAGGAATTTTATCTGAAGAGGGGATTAAAGAGGTCTTAACATTAGATGCAGAATATTTAGTATTAGAAATAAATTACGAAGACATTGAAGATACTATAAGTAAATTGAATAATATTGTAGGAGAGGGTTAAATACCTCTCTTTATCTTGTTGATATGCCTCATTAATTAAAATTTATATTCATCAAAAGGAAGGAGATGTTGAAGTGAAAAAAATAAACTTAAAAATAGAAGGAAAAGATAAGGAATATTCATTAGAAGAAAATTCCCCTGGAATCAGATTGGGAGATATAGCAAAAGAATTTTGTGATGAGCATAAGGGTTATATAACACTTGCAGTTGTAGACAATAAACTAAAAGAGCTAAATTGTAGAGTTAAGAAGGATTGTGAGATAAATTTTTTAGATACTACTAATGAAGATGGAGAGAGAGTTTACTTTAGAGTCATGTCATTTATATTTGTAATGGCATGTAGAGAAATCTTTTGGGATAGCAGAGTTACAATAGAACATTCACTATCAGATGGGCTATATTGTGAAGTTCATATAGATAGAAAGCTTAAAGAAGCAGATGTTGAAAATATAAAAAACAAGATGAAAGAGATAGTAAACAACGATTATGTTATAGAAAAAATTGAAGTTACAAGAAATGAAGCTATTTCTATCTTTGAAAATAATGAAATGTATGAAAAGGCAGAGCTTTTGAAATACAAAGAGTATGATAGTGCTAAAGTATATAAGTGTAGAAACTATATAGACCATTTTTATGGTTATATGTTGCCATCAACTGGTTATATAAAATCATTTGATATTAAGCTTTATAATGGAGGCGTTATAATTTTAGGACCTAGTGAAGAAGATAAGACTCTTCCTATGAAATTTGTACCTCAACCTAAGCTATCAAGTGTATATTATGAAGCAGAAGAATGGTCAAGACTTATGGGAATTGACAAGGTAGTATCTCTTAATAAAATAATAGAAAACAATGAATATGGAGATATAATAAGGACATTTGAAGCATTGCATGAAAAGAAGTTATCCCAAATAGCGGATATGATAAAGGATGGCAATAAGAGAGTAGTTTTAATAGCAGCTCCATCTTCATCTGGAAAAACAAGTTTTGCTCACAGATTATCAATACATCTTAGAGTAAATAATTTAAATCCTATTTCAATTTCTTTAGATGATTATTTTATAGATAGAAAACATACTCCTTTAGATGAATATGGAAATTATGATTTTGAATCAATTTATGCAATAGATTTAGAGAAGTTTAACTTAGACTTAAAGAAACTTTTAGCTGGTGAAGAAATTGATGATATAAGATTCAATTTTAAAGAAGGTAAGAGAGAATACACTGGTAAAAAGATAAAGATAGATTCAAATCAGCCAATTATATTAGAAGGTATACATGGGCTAAATCCTATTTTAACATCATCTATACCAGATGAAGATAAATTTAAGATATACATAAGTGCCCTTACTCAAATAAATTTGGATGACCATAATCGAATCCCTACTGCTGATTTGAGAATGATAAGAAGAATTGTTAGAGACTATAATTTTAGAGGATATAGTGCTGATAATACTATTTTACAATGGGCATCAGTTAGAAGAGGAGAAAAGAAGAATATATTCCCGTACCAAGAGGAGGCAGATGCTATATTTAACTCTGCTTGTGTATATGAATTGGCAGTTTTAAAACGATTTGCGAAACCTTTGTTGGAAGAGATAAAGGAAGATAATCCTGCACATATTGAAGCTACTAGATTACTAAAGTTTTTGCAGTATTTTGTTGAATTGGACGATACTTCTGACATACCAGGTATTTCAATTCTTAGGGAATTTATTGGAGGAAGTAAAATAGTTGATTAATATGTGTATTATAGATTGTTTTATGAAGATTAAATGGCATAGCAAGTAGTGTGATTGGTTTATGTTAAGTATATTAAGTGTAAAGTGGAGAATTAAATTGATACAGATTTTAAAGTTTGAGTTGATATATAAAAAGGCTTGTTTTATACTTTTGTATGAAGCAAGCTTTTTATTTTAAATTTTACTTTTTTGTTTAATATTTTGTTAGTTTATGTGATTATTTTTTAAAAGAGTAAAAGAGTAAAAGAGTAAAAGAGTAAAAGAGTAAAAGAGTAAAAGAGTAAAAGAGTAAAAGAGTAAAAGAGTAAAAGGTGTTGGGTTAGAAATTTTTGGTGTTATAAAAATTTAAATTACTGGATTATTAGATTGCTGGATTGCTAAATTACTAGGTTGTTAAATTATTGAATTATTAGGTTGTTGAATTACTAGGTTGTTAAGTTACTGGATTATTTAGATAGTTAGATTACTAGGTTGTTAAATTATTGAATTATTAGATTGTTGAATTACTAAATTACTAGGTTGTTAAGTTACTGGATTATTTAGATAGTTAGATTACTAGGTTGTTAAATTATTGAATTATTAGATTGTTGAATTACTAAATTACTAGGTTGTTAAGTTACTGGATTATTAGATAGTTAGATTACTAGGTTGTTAAATTATTGAATTGTTAGATTGTTGAATTACTAAATTATTAGGTTGTTAAGTTACTGGATTATTAGATAGTTAGATTATTAGATTGCTAAATTATTAGGTTGTTAAATTACTGGATTATTAGATTACTAAATTGCTAGGTTGTTAAATTATTGAATTACTAAATTATTAAGCTCTTTAAACTATTTAAATTGTTTGAAAAATGAATTGATTCTTGTAGAAAATAATTTTAAAGTATAATTTTTTTTAACATTGTTTTATTATAGTATAAACTTGTGCTAAAATAGAATATATAACATAATATAAGAGGTGCATATGAATACGTTAGATGAGACATTATTAAAAGAAATTATAAGTTCTAATAAGAAGTATACTAATTATGGACAAGTCGCTAGTTACATACCAGAATTAAAAAACGCTAGAAGAAATGATTTAGGAATTTGTATCATAGATAGCGAAAATAATCTTTATAGTGCTGGAAACTGTAGCACAAAGTTTACTATACAAAGTATTTCAAAACCAATTGTGCTTGCTATGGCACTTATGGATAATGATTGGGAAGACGTTTTTTCAAACGTTGGAATGGAGCCAAGTGGGGACCCATTTAATTCAATAATGAAACTTGAAATTAATGACACAAAAAAACCCTGTAATCCAATGATAAATGCAGGGGCTATAGTAACCACTTCCCTTATAAATGGGAGTTGTTTAGAAGAAAAAGAAGAAAGAATGCTTAGTTTCTTTAGAAAGTTAGCAAAAAATGATAATATAGGAATAAACTATGATGTCTATAAGTCTGAAAAAATGACTGGAGATAGAAACAGAGCTATGGCTTACTTATTGAAAAGTGATGGATTTATCAGAGGGAATGTAGAAGATGTTCTAGACCTTTATTTTAAACAATGCTCAATTGAGATAGATTCTGTAGATTTAGCGAGAATTGGAATAAATCTTGCAAATTATGGAGTAGATATAGAAAATGGTGAGCATTTAATGAGTGAAATGGTTTCTAGGATTGTCAAGACATTTATGATGACTTGTGGAATGTATGATGCTTCTGGGGAATTTGCTATTAAAGTTGGCATTCCTGCAAAATCTGGAGTTGGGGGTGGTATAATGGCTTCTGTGCCGGGACGCATGGGGATTGGTGTTTATGGACCTGCGCTTGACAAAAAAGGTAACAGCGTCGCAGGAGTTAAAGTTTTAGAGGAGTTGTCAAATAAACTCAAATTAAATATTTTTTAAAATATTAAGAAAGGATTTTTTTGACAACAACATATAATTTAATATATAATTAAATTGTAAAGAAATATGAATTAAATAAATTTTTTAGGAGGGGTCAATGAAAGAGGTATTGGTATTACGAGATTTGGAGTGCATAAAGGCTATTGCGCATCCACGTAGAATAGATATTCTAAAAGCATTTGACAAATCGCCATTGTCAGCAAAACAATTATCTCAATTATTGGAAGAACCTCATGCAAAAATAAACTACCATATAAAAATGTTATACAAAGTTGGTATTTTAGAATTAGTTGAGGAAAAAATAAAGTCGGGGATTGTGGAAAAGTACTATTATCCAAGTGCAAAAAATGTGGTTATAGGGAATAGGATACTTAATTTTTCTTTAGACAATGGGGAAGAAAAAGAAGAATTGTACATATCAAAATTTGAAAATATGAGTGAAGTTTTTTATAAGGCAGCAGAGGAAGATGTTTTAGAAAATGAAAATATAGTTGATTATCATGATATTTCTCTTACTCATGATGAATTAGTTGAACTTAGTGACACTATGAAGTCAAAGATAGATGAAATTTTAAATAAAAGACAACACAATGTTGAAGGTTCTAAGTATGATATAGCTATGGTTATAGTTCCTACTCTTGAGGAGGAATGTCCTAGTTAGAGAATTAATTATGGATTAATTAAAGATATAATATTAGAGATTGAACATCAAAATTTACTTAATAATCAAAAAATAGTTTTTGGTATGGGTAAAACAATGATTTTTAATCTCTATTTTTTTGTTTTCTTATACCTATTGTATTTGTAAATAATATGTATAGTATAAGATGTATACACTATCTGAGAAGTGCTTAGATAATATACAAAGTATGTAAGATTATAATATTTGAAATTGATTAAAATGGGTATAATTAAAGTGTAAATATTAAAATTAAAAATTAATATAAATTAAATCAATGCTAGAAATATGTTAAAAGAGGAATGAGATTAGTTGGGATAGAACATCCCTTAGAGCTTATGAATTTTTAGTGAAAAAGTACTATCAAATAGGAATCTCCATCTTCATATGTTGGCTAAATGTAGTTAAGGTGGAGTAGTTCAAAATTAAAATTGAGTACAAGTAGTAGTACAAATAAAAGGAGATTAATATGATTAAATTAGGAACACATCTTTCAATAGCAAAAGGATTTGCTAATGCGGCTGAGACAGCTGTATATATTGGTGCAAATACATTTCAATTTTTTAGTAGAAATCCAAGAGGAGGAAATGCTAAAGAATTTGATGAAAAAGATATAATTAAATTTCAAGAAATTAGAAAAGAAAATAATTTTGCACCACTGCTTGCACATGCACCATATACTATGAATCTGGGTGGTACAAAGGATGATGTATACGAATTTGCAACAAGGGTGATAGATGAGGATATAAGAAGGATGGACTCATTAGGAATTGAATACATGTGTTTTCATCCTGGAAGTCATGTAGGTGGTGGTGTAGATTTTGGCATAGATAGAATAGTAAAAGGATTGAACAATGCCATAAAGGGTGATGAAAATATAACTATACTTCTTGAAACTATGTCGGGAAAGGGAACTGAAATAGGTTTTAAATTTGAGCAATTAAAAAGTATAATAGACAAAATTGAGCATAAAGAAAAAATAGGTGTGTGTCTTGATACATGTCATATTTTTTCAGCTGGTTATGATATAGTGAATGATTTAGATGGGGTTTTGGAAGAATTTGATAAGGTTATAGGCATAGAAAGATTGAAAACTGTCCATCTAAATGATAGTATGATGCCATTTGGAGACAAAAAAGACAGACATGCTCCTATAGGGGAAGGAAAGATAGGATTAAAAGCATTAATTGATTTTATGGAACATCCTAGTCTAAAACATTTACCATTTTTCTTAGAAACTCCTTTTGATGATGAAGGTCACAAGAGAGAGCTTAAAATGATAAAAGAAATACTATCTAGTAAATAAACCTTTATTAAAAATATGTGAAATACTCCGCCCTCAACATAATTAGGGTGGAGATACAATTATCAAATGTGATAATTTAAATTAATGGATAGGAATAACAAAAATTGTATACAAATTAACTGGGTATAAAGTATGATTATATTATGAATAGACTGATATAAAATATAATTATATTATGAATAGTATGTAAATATATTGCAAAGATTCTCATAATTTGTTGTATAATTAAAGATGACATATTTATATTATATAAAAAATTATTAAAAGTTAGGTGGGGAAAGATATGAGAAATTTAGGCAATACTAACATGAAAATAAAGAGAGTTGGCTTTGGGGGCATTCCAATA from Clostridioides difficile ATCC 9689 = DSM 1296 includes the following:
- the lepB gene encoding signal peptidase I; amino-acid sequence: MNETIKEEIVEWIKIIITALFFAFIITRFIKPTLVNGESMYPTLKSHDYLVANRMTYKLSEPKCGDIMIFKTDLLQENGRKKELVKRVIGVPGDHLKIKDSKVYINGKLLNEVSYIHDNYTEGDIDMVIPKGKVFAMGDNREVSLDSRYKEVGLVDEENIKGKVILRVFPFTDIGIFE
- the glsA gene encoding glutaminase A — protein: MNTLDETLLKEIISSNKKYTNYGQVASYIPELKNARRNDLGICIIDSENNLYSAGNCSTKFTIQSISKPIVLAMALMDNDWEDVFSNVGMEPSGDPFNSIMKLEINDTKKPCNPMINAGAIVTTSLINGSCLEEKEERMLSFFRKLAKNDNIGINYDVYKSEKMTGDRNRAMAYLLKSDGFIRGNVEDVLDLYFKQCSIEIDSVDLARIGINLANYGVDIENGEHLMSEMVSRIVKTFMMTCGMYDASGEFAIKVGIPAKSGVGGGIMASVPGRMGIGVYGPALDKKGNSVAGVKVLEELSNKLKLNIF
- a CDS encoding deoxyribonuclease IV; translation: MIKLGTHLSIAKGFANAAETAVYIGANTFQFFSRNPRGGNAKEFDEKDIIKFQEIRKENNFAPLLAHAPYTMNLGGTKDDVYEFATRVIDEDIRRMDSLGIEYMCFHPGSHVGGGVDFGIDRIVKGLNNAIKGDENITILLETMSGKGTEIGFKFEQLKSIIDKIEHKEKIGVCLDTCHIFSAGYDIVNDLDGVLEEFDKVIGIERLKTVHLNDSMMPFGDKKDRHAPIGEGKIGLKALIDFMEHPSLKHLPFFLETPFDDEGHKRELKMIKEILSSK
- a CDS encoding nucleoside kinase — its product is MKKINLKIEGKDKEYSLEENSPGIRLGDIAKEFCDEHKGYITLAVVDNKLKELNCRVKKDCEINFLDTTNEDGERVYFRVMSFIFVMACREIFWDSRVTIEHSLSDGLYCEVHIDRKLKEADVENIKNKMKEIVNNDYVIEKIEVTRNEAISIFENNEMYEKAELLKYKEYDSAKVYKCRNYIDHFYGYMLPSTGYIKSFDIKLYNGGVIILGPSEEDKTLPMKFVPQPKLSSVYYEAEEWSRLMGIDKVVSLNKIIENNEYGDIIRTFEALHEKKLSQIADMIKDGNKRVVLIAAPSSSGKTSFAHRLSIHLRVNNLNPISISLDDYFIDRKHTPLDEYGNYDFESIYAIDLEKFNLDLKKLLAGEEIDDIRFNFKEGKREYTGKKIKIDSNQPIILEGIHGLNPILTSSIPDEDKFKIYISALTQINLDDHNRIPTADLRMIRRIVRDYNFRGYSADNTILQWASVRRGEKKNIFPYQEEADAIFNSACVYELAVLKRFAKPLLEEIKEDNPAHIEATRLLKFLQYFVELDDTSDIPGISILREFIGGSKIVD
- a CDS encoding sugar phosphate isomerase/epimerase family protein, encoding MAVGIASLLFNIEEALNICESIKQITHLEIGIDNISECSELCKYKDRISKLGLSIGIHLPMELNTCENIEYIRDSWINFIEKIEFELKGFDLRYFNLHLGYVMTNRVRKNRDKYLGNSVDFLDKLNTNSYVCIENTYSKGGDFSNIGNISYDFEYIFKRIKNSKICFCYDTGHCLIDEDAYVKNLKDKIRLIHLSDNDGINDTHVGIGRGILSEEGIKEVLTLDAEYLVLEINYEDIEDTISKLNNIVGEG
- the lepB gene encoding signal peptidase I, giving the protein MGEAVKKEVVEWIKVIVIALVLAFAITRFIVPTIVKGESMYPTLVERDYLIVNRIAYKVGEPKYKDIIVFKTDLTEENGKKKDLVKRVIGVPGDHVKIQDSKVYVNDKLLDETSYIHNNRTDGDIDIVVPEGKLFAMGDNREKSLDSRYDEVGLVDEHTILGKVLVRLYPFSKIGTID
- a CDS encoding ArsR/SmtB family transcription factor encodes the protein MKEVLVLRDLECIKAIAHPRRIDILKAFDKSPLSAKQLSQLLEEPHAKINYHIKMLYKVGILELVEEKIKSGIVEKYYYPSAKNVVIGNRILNFSLDNGEEKEELYISKFENMSEVFYKAAEEDVLENENIVDYHDISLTHDELVELSDTMKSKIDEILNKRQHNVEGSKYDIAMVIVPTLEEECPS